The following proteins are encoded in a genomic region of Longimicrobium sp.:
- the erpA gene encoding iron-sulfur cluster insertion protein ErpA gives MQTENATVNVNTETATSPVTVTPTAVAEVRRYMEEQGATESAGLRVGVLPGGCSGFQYGLNIEDEAGEDDMILESNGVRLFVDPFSLQYLAGVEIDFVSTFQGSGFTFNNPNASGGCGCGSSFTV, from the coding sequence ATGCAGACCGAAAACGCGACCGTGAACGTGAATACGGAGACCGCCACCAGCCCCGTCACGGTGACCCCGACGGCCGTCGCCGAGGTTCGCCGCTACATGGAGGAGCAGGGGGCCACCGAGTCCGCCGGGCTGCGCGTGGGCGTGCTTCCGGGCGGGTGCTCGGGCTTCCAGTACGGCCTCAACATCGAGGACGAGGCCGGCGAGGACGACATGATCCTGGAGTCGAACGGGGTGCGGCTGTTCGTGGACCCGTTCAGCCTCCAGTACCTGGCCGGCGTGGAGATCGACTTCGTCTCCACCTTCCAGGGCTCCGGCTTCACCTTCAACAACCCGAACGCCAGCGGCGGCTGCGGCTGCGGCAGCTCGTTCACGGTGTGA
- a CDS encoding HAD family hydrolase, which translates to MKPPVFLDRDGTLIADRHYLSDPAGVELLPGAAEAVARLNGVGHPVFLVTNQSGIGRGYFTEAQYHAVHARLVELLNEAGARLDGEYHAPHAPADPDPEELRKPGAGMFLRAAREHGLELAGAYFVGDRLRDVAPAERFGGTAILVRGPQTEVAETPPHVQIVESVAEAVERIIMLSRG; encoded by the coding sequence TTGAAGCCACCGGTCTTCCTGGACCGCGACGGCACGCTGATCGCCGACCGCCACTACCTGTCCGACCCCGCCGGCGTGGAGCTCCTACCCGGCGCGGCGGAGGCGGTGGCGCGGCTGAACGGGGTGGGGCACCCCGTCTTCCTGGTGACCAACCAGTCGGGCATCGGCCGGGGATACTTCACCGAAGCGCAGTACCACGCCGTGCACGCACGGCTCGTGGAGCTCCTGAACGAAGCTGGCGCGCGGCTGGACGGCGAGTACCACGCCCCGCACGCCCCCGCCGACCCCGACCCGGAGGAGCTGCGCAAGCCGGGCGCGGGGATGTTCCTGCGCGCCGCGCGCGAGCACGGACTGGAGCTGGCCGGCGCCTACTTCGTCGGCGACCGTCTGCGCGACGTGGCCCCGGCGGAGCGGTTCGGCGGCACGGCGATCCTGGTCCGCGGCCCCCAGACGGAGGTCGCGGAGACGCCCCCGCACGTCCAGATCGTGGAGTCGGTCGCGGAAGCGGTGGAGCGAATCATCATGCTGTCGCGGGGCTGA
- a CDS encoding enoyl-ACP reductase has product MTESSPLSGLLAGKKGLIVGVANQNSIAWGCARALAGAGMELAFTYQGEVMRDRVTRTVAELGDVPLMDLDVRDEAQVAAVFGALKERWGQLDFLLHSVAFAPKAAMANPFIETQRDDFLAAHEISAYSLVALSRAASAMMPEGGSIVTMTYYGSQKAVPGYNVMGVAKAALEACVRYLAIDLGQRGIRINAVSAGAINTLAARGVAHFRDLMRITAERSPLKRTVEPDEVGNAALFLASQLSAGVTGETMYVDAGFNITAG; this is encoded by the coding sequence ATGACCGAATCGTCGCCCCTCTCGGGGCTGCTCGCAGGGAAGAAGGGGCTGATCGTAGGGGTCGCCAACCAGAACTCCATTGCCTGGGGGTGCGCGCGCGCACTGGCCGGGGCGGGGATGGAGCTGGCCTTCACCTACCAGGGCGAGGTCATGCGCGACCGCGTCACCCGCACGGTGGCCGAGCTGGGCGACGTGCCGCTGATGGACCTGGACGTGCGCGACGAGGCGCAGGTGGCCGCCGTCTTCGGCGCGCTCAAGGAGCGCTGGGGGCAGCTCGACTTCCTCCTCCACTCCGTCGCCTTCGCACCCAAGGCCGCGATGGCGAACCCGTTCATCGAGACGCAGCGCGACGACTTCCTCGCGGCGCATGAGATCTCGGCGTACTCCCTCGTCGCCCTCTCGCGGGCGGCCTCGGCGATGATGCCGGAAGGCGGCAGCATCGTCACCATGACCTACTACGGGTCGCAGAAGGCGGTGCCCGGGTACAACGTCATGGGCGTGGCGAAGGCGGCGCTGGAGGCGTGCGTGCGCTACCTGGCGATCGACCTGGGGCAGCGCGGCATCCGCATCAACGCCGTCTCGGCCGGCGCCATCAACACGCTGGCGGCGCGCGGCGTGGCCCACTTCCGCGACCTGATGCGCATCACCGCCGAGCGCTCGCCGCTCAAGCGCACCGTGGAGCCGGACGAGGTGGGGAACGCGGCCCTCTTCCTGGCCTCGCAGCTCTCCGCCGGGGTCACGGGCGAGACGATGTACGTGGACGCCGGCTTCAACATCACCGCGGGTTGA
- a CDS encoding carboxypeptidase-like regulatory domain-containing protein: MKRLWMCAALLVAACAHIEAPTGGEEDKVGPQLLTTRPDTFARAPSLRAPAVFVFDETLSEERLEEAVSVSPRTSAVAVDKSGDELRVSLRRGWEPNRIYQVVLDSTVHDRFNNRIQEPIRLVFSTGPEIPETFLSGTVLERQTAQPAKGVRVEAILRPDSLVYATRTDEAGTFAFAQIPAGEYQVRAFSDPNANRSLEPFESRDTAVARVAVGAQPSVGLSIVAPDSSAPKALEATGADSAIAVRFDDFLDPAQRIEVTQVRLLAPDSTPVRIVSVVIGAPTDVPAAAPDTAAAPVAGDTARRGAPAAARGPVPSRTITVRVAGALRPDAQYTIRVEGVRNLVGLTGGGELRLRTPRAAAAPQPAATPRAGTTPPATPQAPPANPAPARP, encoded by the coding sequence GTGAAGCGCCTGTGGATGTGCGCCGCGCTGCTGGTGGCGGCGTGCGCGCACATCGAGGCGCCCACCGGCGGCGAGGAGGACAAGGTGGGGCCGCAGCTCCTCACCACGCGGCCGGACACCTTTGCCCGCGCCCCAAGCCTCCGCGCGCCGGCCGTCTTCGTCTTCGACGAAACGCTCTCGGAGGAGCGGCTGGAGGAGGCGGTCTCCGTATCGCCTCGCACCAGCGCCGTCGCGGTGGACAAGAGCGGCGACGAGCTGCGGGTCTCGCTGCGCCGTGGATGGGAGCCCAACCGCATCTACCAGGTGGTGCTCGACTCCACGGTGCACGACCGCTTCAACAATCGCATCCAGGAGCCGATCCGGCTGGTCTTCTCCACCGGCCCCGAAATCCCGGAGACCTTTCTCTCCGGCACCGTGCTGGAGCGGCAGACGGCGCAGCCCGCCAAGGGCGTGCGCGTGGAGGCGATCCTGCGCCCCGACTCGCTCGTCTACGCCACGCGCACGGACGAGGCGGGGACCTTTGCCTTCGCGCAGATCCCGGCGGGGGAGTACCAGGTGCGCGCCTTCAGCGATCCCAACGCCAACCGGTCGCTGGAGCCCTTCGAGTCGCGCGACACCGCCGTTGCTCGCGTGGCCGTGGGCGCGCAGCCCTCGGTGGGGCTCAGCATCGTGGCGCCCGACAGCTCCGCCCCCAAGGCGCTGGAAGCAACGGGCGCCGACTCGGCGATCGCGGTGCGCTTCGACGACTTCCTGGATCCGGCGCAGCGCATCGAAGTCACGCAGGTGCGGCTCCTGGCGCCGGACAGCACGCCGGTGCGCATCGTGTCGGTGGTGATCGGCGCGCCCACGGACGTCCCCGCGGCCGCGCCGGACACCGCAGCCGCCCCCGTCGCGGGCGACACGGCGCGGCGGGGGGCGCCGGCCGCCGCGCGCGGGCCGGTGCCCTCGCGCACCATCACCGTGCGCGTGGCGGGTGCGCTGCGGCCGGACGCGCAGTACACCATCCGCGTGGAGGGCGTGCGCAACCTGGTCGGCCTCACGGGCGGGGGCGAGCTTCGCCTGCGTACGCCGCGCGCGGCAGCCGCTCCGCAACCGGCCGCCACGCCGCGGGCGGGAACGACGCCCCCGGCCACACCACAGGCTCCGCCCGCGAACCCGGCTCCGGCTCGCCCCTGA